The region GCACCAGCGGGCCACCCCAGTCCCGCGCACGGTAGATGCCATCGCGCAGCGCCAGCACCAGGCCACCACGGGCTGCCGGGGCCATACAGCCGGGCTCACTCGGCATCGGCCAGACCTCGACCGTTTCCATGTAGATGTTGGCCCGCAGAATCTGCCGCCCCACAATGTCCAGCCAGTACAGCATTTGCTCCTGCGGATGCCAGAACGGTGATTCACCCAGAGCCGCCATGTGGGGGGCAACGGTTTGCCAGGGTTCTGATGTGGTGATTGAAGTGCTGTTCATGGTGCGGTCTCCTCCCGGGCATTGTGCCCGTGGCAGCTGGCCCAGATAACCACGAGGTTACCGGCCCTAGCGGGCTAGGGCTCCGGTGCTTGATCAAGCTCGCCGCAGCGTCGTCCACAGCGCCGCCAAAACAATCAGCCCGCCACCGAGCCAGCCGCTGAGGCTGAGTGACTCCCCCAGCCAGAACACCGCAAACAATGCACCAAAAGCGGGTTCGCTGCTGGTCAGCAGGGCCACCCGGCTGGGCGAGCTATGCTGAAGCGCCCAGTTTTGCGCAAAAAAAGCAAAGATGGTGCAGCCCAGCACCAGGTACAAGCTGGCTTGCCAGAAGGCACTGGCTTGCGGCAGTGGCGGCAAGCCACCGGGCAGACACAACGCCAGCAGCAAGCTGCCAAAACCAATCACCGCCGCCTGTACCGCCGTCAGCGCCAGTGCCGGTGCACGGCTGTGGCGGGTCAGCTTAGCAGTCTGGCAGACAGTGATGGCACGCAGCACAGCCGCGGCCAGCATCAGCGCGTCACCCAGGCCCAGGGTGCCAACCAGCCCCCCACTGAGCAGCGCAGCACCCAACAGGGACAGCCCGGCAAACACCCACATCGCCTGGGCCGGACGACGACCCAGCAACCACCACTCGACCAACGGCGTGAACACCACACACAAGCTGATCAAAAGCGCGGCATTGCTGGCCTGGGTATGTGCCACGCCCAAGGTTTCACACAGAAAAATGCCCAGCATCAGCCCGCCCAAGGGCAAGCCGGTGCGCCAGGCATCACGCCGCTGCAGGGCGCTGGTGCGCCACAGGGCGGGCAGCAGCAACACCAACGTCAGGATGAAGCGCACCGCCAGAAAGCCAAGCACCGGGTAAAAAACCAGCGCACCTTTGGCCACGCCATAGCTGGTGCCCCAGACCACGGCAACCAGCAGCAGGGCAAGATCGGACAAGAGGAGCAGGCTTTTGGGCTGCGGCAGGGCAAGGGTGTTCATGAAAAAGTGTCTGATTTTGGAATCAGCCTCCATCATAAATTTCAGCACCAATGGTGATAATCCATCTGAGCAGAACAAGATTTGTGCACAGGGAGCATCAATAACGCAACCAGCCAATCCACACTGCGCCTTTTCCTCAACAACTTTTGAAAGTCATTTCATGAAAAACTTGATTGCCATCGCAGTTCTGGCCTCCAGCCTGGTGGGTTGTGCCTCCGTCAATATGGGAGATGCCCAACAGGATGCCGCCTTAAAAACATTTGCACCGGTCAAAGACAAGACAGGGGTCTATATTTATCGCAACGAATCGATGGGAGCTGCCATCAAGATGAATGTCGAACTTGACGGACAAGCCATTGGCCAGACAGCAGCCAATACCTACCTCTACAAGGAAGTTACACCGGGCAAACACACCATCACCTCCAGGGCTGAAAACGACAGCTCTATTGAAGTGGATGCCCAGCCCGGAACACTGCTCTATGTCTGGCAAGAAGTGAAGATGGGAATTTTGGGAGCGCGCTCCAAGCTTCAGATCGTGGATCAGGCACAAGGTCAGAAGGGTGTACAAGAAACAAAACTTGCCGAAACCAAATAAGCACGCAGATCTGCAGGGCAATAGAGGGGGATGTGGCAAGCCAGGTGTCTGTCAATGGCCTCCAGGCCGCATCATGCGCAACACCATCACCCCGACAGGACCTGAACACCATGAACCGCATCCACCAGCTTGAGTGCCTGCCAGACATGGCAGTGTTTGCCCGCGTGGTGGAGGCTGGCAGCTTCTCGGCGGCGGCGCGCCAACTGGGGCTGACACCGTCGGCGGTCAGTCGGCAAATTGCCCGGCTCGAAGGTGTGCTGCGGGTGCAGCTGCTGGTGCGCACCACCCGTAAATTGAACCTCACCGAGGCAGGCAGCACGGCCTATACACGCTGCCAGGACCTGGTGGCCGCAGCGCGCGAGGTGCTGGCGCTCAGTGATACCCACACGGCCACCCCGCGCGGGTTGGTGCGCGTCAGCATGCCCAAAACCATTGGCCGGCTGGTGGTGCACCCGCTGATGCCCGCCTTTTTGCGCCAGTACCCCGAGGTGGATGTGCAACTCATCATCACCGACCGCACGGTGGACTTGTTTGAAGAAGGCATTGACCTGGCGATTCGCGTCACCGATGCGCCGCCACCCGGCCTGGCCGGTCGGCCACTGATGCGTATCCGTCACCTGGTGTGTGCCAGCCCAGCCTACCTGGCCGAGCACGGTACACCGGCTCATCCGCGTGATCTGGCGCAGCACAGCTGCATTTATCTGGGTGAAACCGCGCTGGATCGGCACTGGCGTTTTGGCCGTGCGGGTGAAGAGGTCAGCGTCAAAGTGAGTGGTCGCTACGTGGCCAACCACAGCGAGGTGCGGCTGGAGGGGGCCCTGCAATCTTTCGGCATTGCCAGCTTGCCGGAATTCACCGCCCACACCAGCCTGGCCGCCGGAACACTGGTGCCGGTGCTGGCCGATTGGGAACACCTGACCCACTACGCCGGAACAGCCTGGCTACTCTACCCGCCGAACCGTTTTCTGCCGGCCAAACTGCGGGTATGGATTGACCACCTGGTGGCGGGTCTGGCGGCTTGAGCCGTTCAGCGCCTTTCACCCGAAGACAAGGCGAGGCGTTCACCCGGCTCAGCGCTGCTGCGGGTGGCGCTGAAGCGTTGCTCCATCTCGCGGCGCATTTGCTTGCGCAGTTCGGCGGCGGCGTGGCGGCGGATTTCGTCAGGGGTGCTGGGTTGCAACGGGGTGACTGGCGCGGGCTTTTTGTCGTCGTCCACCGCCACCATGGTGAAGAAGCAACTGTTCACATGGCGCACCACACGCTTCTGGATGTCTTCTGCAATCACCTTGATGCCAATTTCCATCGACGACGAGCCGGTGTGGTTGACCGCTGCCAGAAACGTGACCAGTTCCCCCACATGGATCGGCTGGCGGAACATGACCTGATCCACACTGAGCGTGACCACATAGCGCCCGGCGTAGCGGCTGGCGCAGGCAAAGGCCACCTGGTCGAGCAGCTTCAAAATGCTGCCGCCATGCACATTGCCGGAAAAATTGGCGGTGTCGGGGGTCATGAGCACGGTCATGGAGAGTTGGTGAATCGGCAAATCCATGGGAACAAACTCCTCTTACAAAATCAGTCCGTTTGACTGAGCCTGCATACTACAGCCGCAGCGCCAGGGGCACAAACCGCACCGCCTCCGCATGGTCAATCTCTATGCCAAAGTGACCTCTAGCGCTTTTATATAAAGCGTTGGAAGCTATCAAATTTGATGTGATGAAGTACACCTTAGTCCTGCGCCTAACAACAACCACATCGCAATCTGTCGCCTGTCGAAACCGATCAACGCACGGTGTATTCGAGCAATGACGTGAATGAGGTGGATTTGTCGAACTTGGCGACAACCGAGCTGTTCCCGGTCGCGGTGACCACATCACCCGCCCATTCTTCTCCGTTCTGGACGAGTTTTTTCCATTGGCCCCCTGTGATGACTTGGACGCTGATCGCACCCGCCACACGGAGTCGAAATCGGTAACTGTGCCCAGCCTTCAAAATTCCTGTCATCGGTTCGACCAGCGTCACTTGGCGTGCTGTGAACGCATCAAACGGAGACGGAAACGCTGAATCTTGCTCACCCTTTTGAGCTGTAATTCGATAATCCATCACCCATTGAAGCGGCTTTTCGCTGTCTCGCACTTCCGCAAACAAGCGAAGAATGTATTCGCCAGATTGCGGAAACGCTGCGTCGGCTCTCGCTTCCGTGGCGCTGACCTGTACCAACGTGTAGTCACCATCGATGGCCTGTCGTGTCGCGGCATCCATCAGCCGAGCCGACATTCGGACTGGCTGGGTGACACCAAGGCTCACGGACACACGATCCTGGGCGCTGATGTGCACATGTGACTGATTGCCTAGACGAAAACCGAGTCGCCAGAACGATGCTTGAACAAACGCGAGCTTGGCATACTGCTCAGCAGTAATCGGTCGTTCCAGTAACTGCCAACTCGGAACTTGTGGCAGGTGATCGATGACAAATACATCGGGCGAAGTTAAAAAGTAGTGCTCTTGAAAGGTGCGAACAAAGTGCATCTGTTGATCGATGATTCCCGCGCCCCATGTCAGATCCATCAACCGCCATTGGCCGTCTACCCGTACCGAATTCCAGGCGTGATCGGCAGGGCCAGAAAACCGCTGACCGGGCGTGTAGCCGTAACCCTTTGACCATCCATTGATGCCCAAGATGTCCAGCCCCATCGCCCGCCCAATGGACTCACCCAAACGCACATACCCCTCGCAAACGGCTAACCTGCGCTGCAGTACCGCGTCCGGATTTTGGTTACCGGGCTTGCCACTGCGAAGGCCTTCCACATCGTAGTCAATGTTTTTGGTCACCCACCGGTAGAGTGCACGGGCACGACTGAGGTCATCAGGCCCTACCCCCGACAGATAGGCAGCCAGTGTGACAACCGACTGGGTGGCACTGGTCGGGGCGGCATCGGTGTAGGTATCGATGGCCGCAAGTTGATCACTGGATAGGACTTGAACCAACCCGACTGGCGGGGTTGGCGTGATACTAAATTCAGCACTCGTGCGCACGAATGACTTATCAGCATTTGGGAACGAAAACGGCAAAGACTGCGCAGCAGCAACCAACGGCAGCACAAGCAAGATGAACCGTATCAGGCTACGCATAGGGTAAAAGTATATTCAGAATCACTACTGTCCAGTGAGCGTCGTTCTGTCGCGCAAGGCGATCCCCGCACCCCAAAAGGTCAAACAGACAACGCGGCAGGTCTTTGGAAACGGTAAGCCCACGCCGTCAGGCAGGATGATGGGTCATGCGTCCAGGCTTGCGGAATCGTCGTCTGCCCTATCCGCCGCCTTGACCACGCGCCGAATCACATCCCCGCTAAAACCCCGGGCCGCCAGAAAGCGCATTTGACGTGCGGCCTCGGTGACATCCTGCGCAGGGGTACCAAATTTCTTCACCCACACGGCGTGCGCCCGAACCAGCTCCGTGCTGCGTAACTCGGCCACGGCTTGCATCACGACATGTGGGTCAAGCCCCTTGGCTTGCAGCTCTTGTTGGATGCGCTGCGCTCCGAGCTTGCCCGCACGCCGGTTAAGCACCGACTCCACCACCCGTTGTTCACTGATGAAGCCCTTGGCTTGCAAGTCATCCAGTGCCAGCGCCAGACTGCCAGGTTCCTCCTCAAAACGGGCTAATTTGCGCTCCAGCTCAGAGCGCGAATGCTCGCGCCCACTCAGCAGACGCAACGCACGGCCCTTGAGCGAAGGTTGATCAAACGCCATAAAACACCTTGGCTGATTCTGGTTGACCATAAAGCTATCAATAAAGTAGCTTCATACGCTTATAAATAAAGCCTTAGACTGCCTTTTTGCTTGCAACCTTGCTGACAGCTTCAGGCGACTCTGTCCCTGCCAGCAGCGGAATACCCAGCGAGGCCCGTACCTTGTTTTCAATTTCACGGGAAAGCTCCGGGTTCTCTTTCAAAAACTCGCGGGCGTTGTCACGACCCTGGCCAATTTTCTCGCCGTTGTAGGCGTACCAGGCACCGGACTTGTCCAGGATATTGGCGTTCACCCCCATGTCGATGATCTCGCCTTCGC is a window of Rhodoferax lithotrophicus DNA encoding:
- a CDS encoding DMT family transporter, which produces MNTLALPQPKSLLLLSDLALLLVAVVWGTSYGVAKGALVFYPVLGFLAVRFILTLVLLLPALWRTSALQRRDAWRTGLPLGGLMLGIFLCETLGVAHTQASNAALLISLCVVFTPLVEWWLLGRRPAQAMWVFAGLSLLGAALLSGGLVGTLGLGDALMLAAAVLRAITVCQTAKLTRHSRAPALALTAVQAAVIGFGSLLLALCLPGGLPPLPQASAFWQASLYLVLGCTIFAFFAQNWALQHSSPSRVALLTSSEPAFGALFAVFWLGESLSLSGWLGGGLIVLAALWTTLRRA
- a CDS encoding DUF2846 domain-containing protein; this translates as MKKCLILESASIINFSTNGDNPSEQNKICAQGASITQPANPHCAFSSTTFESHFMKNLIAIAVLASSLVGCASVNMGDAQQDAALKTFAPVKDKTGVYIYRNESMGAAIKMNVELDGQAIGQTAANTYLYKEVTPGKHTITSRAENDSSIEVDAQPGTLLYVWQEVKMGILGARSKLQIVDQAQGQKGVQETKLAETK
- a CDS encoding LysR family transcriptional regulator, giving the protein MNRIHQLECLPDMAVFARVVEAGSFSAAARQLGLTPSAVSRQIARLEGVLRVQLLVRTTRKLNLTEAGSTAYTRCQDLVAAAREVLALSDTHTATPRGLVRVSMPKTIGRLVVHPLMPAFLRQYPEVDVQLIITDRTVDLFEEGIDLAIRVTDAPPPGLAGRPLMRIRHLVCASPAYLAEHGTPAHPRDLAQHSCIYLGETALDRHWRFGRAGEEVSVKVSGRYVANHSEVRLEGALQSFGIASLPEFTAHTSLAAGTLVPVLADWEHLTHYAGTAWLLYPPNRFLPAKLRVWIDHLVAGLAA
- a CDS encoding acyl-CoA thioesterase, with amino-acid sequence MDLPIHQLSMTVLMTPDTANFSGNVHGGSILKLLDQVAFACASRYAGRYVVTLSVDQVMFRQPIHVGELVTFLAAVNHTGSSSMEIGIKVIAEDIQKRVVRHVNSCFFTMVAVDDDKKPAPVTPLQPSTPDEIRRHAAAELRKQMRREMEQRFSATRSSAEPGERLALSSGERR
- a CDS encoding transglutaminase domain-containing protein — its product is MVQVLSSDQLAAIDTYTDAAPTSATQSVVTLAAYLSGVGPDDLSRARALYRWVTKNIDYDVEGLRSGKPGNQNPDAVLQRRLAVCEGYVRLGESIGRAMGLDILGINGWSKGYGYTPGQRFSGPADHAWNSVRVDGQWRLMDLTWGAGIIDQQMHFVRTFQEHYFLTSPDVFVIDHLPQVPSWQLLERPITAEQYAKLAFVQASFWRLGFRLGNQSHVHISAQDRVSVSLGVTQPVRMSARLMDAATRQAIDGDYTLVQVSATEARADAAFPQSGEYILRLFAEVRDSEKPLQWVMDYRITAQKGEQDSAFPSPFDAFTARQVTLVEPMTGILKAGHSYRFRLRVAGAISVQVITGGQWKKLVQNGEEWAGDVVTATGNSSVVAKFDKSTSFTSLLEYTVR
- the recX gene encoding recombination regulator RecX: MAFDQPSLKGRALRLLSGREHSRSELERKLARFEEEPGSLALALDDLQAKGFISEQRVVESVLNRRAGKLGAQRIQQELQAKGLDPHVVMQAVAELRSTELVRAHAVWVKKFGTPAQDVTEAARQMRFLAARGFSGDVIRRVVKAADRADDDSASLDA